In Gossypium raimondii isolate GPD5lz chromosome 12, ASM2569854v1, whole genome shotgun sequence, a single window of DNA contains:
- the LOC105765632 gene encoding aluminum-activated malate transporter 9 — protein sequence MAAKLGSFRHSLLERREKTKGYSVLGLTNEEEELQQQRCRWYSYRFISEKVTGFLKEVQYVAGQAWQMGISDPRKIVFSAKMGLALALISLLIFLKEEPIKELSQYSVWAILTVVVVFEFSIGATLSKGFNRGLGTLSAGGLALAVAELSELAGQWEEIVVVISIFITGFLSTYAKLYPTMKPYEYGFRVFVLTYCFVIVSGYRTGDFIHTAVTRFFLIALGAGVSLAVNVCIYPIWAGEDLHNLVAKNFMSVANSLEGCVKGYLNCVEYERVPSRILTYQASDDPVYNGYRSAVESTSQEEALLGFAIWEPPHGPYKSLGYPWKNYARLSGALRHCAFMVMALHGCILSEIQAPPERRRVFYHELQRVGATGARLLCELGDKVKKMEKLGSRDMLFDVLGAAEELQNKVDRKSYLLVNAESWEIGNRPHSPVEPQDSRNSDNEEHKVLVYKSLSEAVLDLKSVPIPNSWDGQQTNVGVRPSVSPVVPSNDLLKKQISWPAPRSFTTDTSPPLEESKTYENASALSLATFTSLLIEFVARLENVVDSFEELSEKANFKEPEELPAAAREPIGFWSRLFRWKWYRPGA from the exons ATGGCTGCAAAATTAGGTTCCTTTAGGCATTCTCTTCTAGAGAGAAGGGAGAAAACAAAGGGGTATTCAGTGTTGGGACTCAccaatgaagaagaagagctGCAACAACAGCGATGCAGGTGGTATTCTTATAGATTCATAAGCGAAAAAGTAACTGGGTTCTTAAAGGAAGTCCAATATGTTGCAGGCCAGGCATGGCAGATGGGCATATCGGATCCCAGAAAGATTGTTTTCTCTGCCAAGATGGGTCTTGCCTTAGCACTTAtttctttacttattttctTGAAAGAAGAACCCATCAAGGAACTAAGTCAATACTCGGTTTGGGCTATTCTTACAGTTGTCGTAGTCTTTGAATTCAGTATAg GAGCAACTCTTAGCAAAGGATTTAACCGTGGGCTGGGGACATTATCGGCTGGAGGGCTTGCTCTTGCTGTGGCAGAATTGTCGGAGTTGGCTGGACAATGGGAAGAAATTGTTGTTGTTATAAGCATCTTTATCACAG GATTTCTTTCAACTTATGCAAAACTATACCCAACAATGAAGCCTTACGAGTATGGATTCCGAGTGTTTGTTTTGACGTATTGTTTCGTAATAGTATCTGGGTATAGGACAGGGGACTTCATTCATACAGCTGTGACACGATTTTTTCTGATTGCACTTGGTGCTGGTGTTTCTTTAGCTGTTAATGTATGCATTTACCCAATCTGGGCTGGTGAGGATCTACACAATTTGGTGGCCAAGAATTTTATGAGTGTGGCAAATTCCTTAGAAG GATGTGTTAAAGGGTACCTTAATTGTGTTGAATATGAAAGGGTCCCTTCCAGAATCCTAACTTATCAAGCTTCTGATGATCCAGTTTACAATGGCTATAGATCAGCTGTAGAATCTACAAGTCAAGAGGAAGCTCTG TTGGGTTTTGCCATATGGGAGCCTCCCCATGGCCCTTACAAGTCACTTGGTTATCCTTGGAAGAATTATGCCAGACTAAGTGGAGCATTGAGGCATTGTGCATTCATGGtcatggcattacatggttgtaTACTTTCAGAAATACAG GCTCCACCTGAACGGAGACGAGTCTTTTATCATGAACTTCAGAGGGTAGGTGCTACAGGTGCTAGACTATTGTGTGAGCTTGGCGACAAAGTTAAAAAGATGGAGAAATTAGGTTCTCGTGACATGCTATTCGATGTACTTGGAGCTGCTGAGGAGTTGCAAAACAAAGTTGACCGGAAATCCTACCTTCTTGTCAATGCCGAGAGTTGGGAAATCGGAAATAGACCACATAGTCCAGTAGAGCCTCAAGATTCACGAAACTCGGATAACGAAGAACACAAAGTCTTGGTTTATAAGTCCCTCAGTGAAGCAGTACTTGATCTCAAATCGGTTCCTATACCAAATAGTTGGGACGGCCAGCAGACTAATGTAGGTGTCCGCCCTTCAGTCTCTCCCGTTGTTCCCTCTAACGACTTACTGAAGAAGCAGATATCGTGGCCTGCACCCCGTTCTTTTACTACTGATACATCACCACCCTTGGAAGAGTCTAAAACATATGAGAATGCAAGCGCGTTGTCACTGGCAACATTCACTTCACTTTTGATAGAATTCGTCGCCAGGCTTGAAAATGTCGTTGACTCGTTTGAAGAGTTGAGTGAGAAAGCAAACTTTAAGGAACCTGAAGAGCTACCAGCAGCAGCAAGAGAGCCCATTGGCTTTTGGTCAAGATTGTTTAGATGGAAATGGTATCGGCCTGGAGCCTAA
- the LOC105765633 gene encoding uncharacterized protein LOC105765633 — protein sequence MAMEDNKGNKRTRVEFEDFETEGNLESVHNSKLARVDSENTGSNSSEVTYVEPDPDDEGIQSPDVKRIQEDLLDILDDSDPVIGLDPEIQGLDLVIKSFEEEISVPAQDPVQELDSGESRLELGFGLEASGYELDLQPDFEEKLATLDVEEGGGTGAVGLADMMGYEFSIPSYESFEFGVGGDWVINSDNNSHSKSGDCVAFGGLFDTSADISELTWHPESLSAL from the coding sequence ATGGCGATGGAGGATAATAAAGGAAACAAGAGAACTCGAGTAGAGTTTGAGGATTTTGAAACGGAGGGTAACTTGGAGTCGGTCCATAATTCAAAGCTCGCTCGAGTTGACTCGGAGAATACGGGCTCGAACTCTTCTGAGGTTACTTACGTGGAGCCTGATCCTGACGATGAGGGAATTCAGTCGCCGGATGTGAAGCGTATCCAGGAAGATTTGCTTGATATCTTGGACGATTCGGATCCGGTTATTGGACTTGATCCGGAGATTCAGGGTCTCGACTTGGTTATCAAAAGCTTCGAAGAAGAGATCTCGGTCCCCGCTCAGGATCCGGTACAGGAATTAGATTCCGGCGAGTCCCGGCTGGAGCTAGGGTTTGGTTTAGAAGCTTCTGGATACGAGTTGGATTTACAGCCGGATTTTGAGGAGAAACTTGCGACCCTTGATGTGGAGGAAGGTGGAGGGACAGGAGCAGTTGGATTAGCGGATATGATGGGGTATGAATTTTCGATTCCGAGTTACGAATCGTTCGAGTTTGGAGTCGGCGGTGACTGGGTTATCAATAGCGATAATAATAGCCATAGTAAAAGCGGTGATTGTGTGGCGTTTGGAGGTTTATTTGATACATCGGCGGATATTTCGGAGTTGACGTGGCACCCTGAATCGCTCTCTGCTTTGTag
- the LOC105762557 gene encoding ethylene-responsive transcription factor ERF117, translating into MPAFEPKNQRLNSENSKISKKFRIKYTDPNATDSSSEEEEENQIVGIKRIVKEISWSTVVLDNDFTSSSSMTAKGVRKRPWGKFAAEIRDPFTKKRLWLGTFDTEKEAAVVYNKKKREFQIMSAAAEDELYCRRSPSSVLDVCVGKVEDETDMKRHVVKKVVKESRIIEPCKRTIEEDEVCVNAVWDDVGSVMELSWEPPPPLWDEELLGPCCLQDTVDYGLTLPENLPAIETDFVQDMAWVDEFFNVESE; encoded by the coding sequence ATGCCAGCCTTTGAACCCAAAAATCAACGTTTAAACTCAGAGAATTCGAAAATTTCAAAGAAGTTTCGAATCAAATACACCGATCCCAATGCTACAGATTCATctagtgaagaagaagaagagaatcaAATTGTGGGTATTAAACGAATCGTCAAAGAGATTTCTTGGTCAACCGTTGTTTTAGATAATGACTTCACCAGTTCTTCTTCAATGACGGCGAAGGGTGTTCGAAAAAGGCCTTGGGGTAAATTCGCTGCTGAAATTAGAGATCCTTTTACAAAGAAACGATTATGGCTTGGTACTTTTGATACTGAAAAGGAAGCTGCCGTtgtttataataaaaagaaacgTGAATTTCAAATTATGTCGGCGGCGGCGGAAGATGAGTTGTATTGTCGACGGTCGCCGTCGTCGGTGCTTGATGTTTGTGTTGgtaaggttgaagatgaaaCTGATATGAAACGGCACGTGGTGAAGAAAGTTGTGAAAGAAAGTAGAATTATAGAGCCATGTAAAAGGACTATAGAAGAAGATGAAGTATGTGTTAATGCTGTTTGGGACGATGTAGGATCGGTTATGGAGTTATCATGGGAACCTCCCCCGCCGTTATGGGATGAGGAGCTTTTGGGGCCTTGTTGCCTTCAAGATACGGTGGATTACGGGCTGACGTTGCCGGAGAATCTGCCGGCGATTGAAACAGACTTTGTGCAAGATATGGCTTGGGTGGATGAATTTTTCAACGTGGAAAGCGAGTAA